Proteins encoded together in one Triticum dicoccoides isolate Atlit2015 ecotype Zavitan chromosome 7B, WEW_v2.0, whole genome shotgun sequence window:
- the LOC119341858 gene encoding uncharacterized protein LOC119341858 gives MVIRFRPRKWITLAHCASPSRWTLLNVTTGARTNIDFPDLDAHHYLGTADGLLVLGHKRTNIIHLLHPFIGKTTEFPSHYAPSTLNRSLRVNLSAINGAGTDDSTILSTLVISLRNGLRQFICAKPSDKLWAFVQAINQHSASIVDKVRGHSPLTFGGRCYFTTSDGMIIALDLTPGVEPHMVCLLDKDPWLVNHQETIIYSYLVRSHDQMLMLRYLFGMNLLREGGFNEEDIFMCQDCPSLVEVLEVDLPRRRLVTQHGIGSRCAAFVGASHTVMVSTEKFPRIISNAVYLNYFMQGLFRHFGAYCFEDKTAISARNFQDRRIGKNSPCACHWELEDYLMCDVEKGYHM, from the coding sequence ATGGTCATTCGCTTTCGCCCGCGCAAGTGGATCACGCTCGCTCACTGTGCATCCCCGTCACGGTGGACCCTTCTCAATGTCACCACCGGTGCTCGTACCAACATTGATTTCCCGGATCTGGACGCCCACCATTACCTCGGCACGGCCGATGGCCTCCTTGTCCTTGGCCATAAGCGCACTAATATCATTCATCTTCTCCACCCATTCATCGGTAAGACCACTGAGTTCCCTTCACACTACGCACCATCCACATTGAATAGGAGCCTCCGAGTGAACTTATCTGCCATCAATGGTGCCGGCACCGATGACTCGACTATTCTCAGTACGCTCGTCATTAGTCTAAGAAATGGTTTGCGTCAATTTATTTGTGCCAAGCCTAGTGACAAGCTTTGGGCTTTTGTGCAAGCTATCAACCAACACTCAGCTAGCATTGTTGACAAGGTTAGAGGCCACTCACCGCTGACCTTTGGAGGGCGATGCTACTTCACGACATCGGACGGCATGATAATTGCATTGGATTTAACCCCTGGGGTTGAACCTCATATGGTTTGCCTCCTCGATAAAGACCCATGGTTGGTGAACCATCAGGAAACAATAATTTACTCCTATCTTGTTAGGTCCCATGATCAAATGCTCATGCTGAGGTACCTCTTCGGTATGAACCTTCTCCGGGAAGGTGGATTCAATGAAGAAGATATATTCATGTGCCAAGATTGCCCATCCCTTGTGGAGGTGCTTGAGGTGGACCTCCCTAGGAGAAGATTGGTGACACAACATGGAATTGGTAGCCGTTGTGCAGCATTCGTTGGCGCCTCTCACACAGTCATGGTATCCACTGAGAAATTCCCTCGGATCATTTCCAATGCAGTATACCTCAACTATTTTATGCAAGGATTATTTCGTCATTTTGGTGCCTACTGCTTTGAAGATAAGACAGCTATATCTGCAAGAAACTTTCAAGATCGTCGAATTGGCAAAAACTCTCCTTGTGCATGCCACTGGGAGCTTG